The sequence below is a genomic window from Nitrospirota bacterium.
TCGCCGCCCCCACCAGCGCCGCAACTCCCCCTGTCAGATGAACGACAGAAGACCCTGCAAAGTCAACAACACCATGTCCCAGACCGAAGTTCTTGCCGAGCTGAGACAGCCAGCCGCCGCCCCATACCCAGTTTGCATGAATCGGATAGACCAGCATGGATATGAAGAATCCGTAAAACACAAATGATTTAAAGGTCCAGCGTTCTGCCATCGAACCTGTAGGTATCGTAGCCGTGGTGTCCATAAATACCATCTGGAACAGGAAGATCGTAAATACGACAGCATCATAAGTAACCCCAGATAGAAAGAACCCCTGCGTCCCGAATAACCCAAAGTCATGTCCAAACAGGTGAATCACAAATTCACTGCTGAGGGTAGTCCCGCCGCCGAGTGAGGCAACACCCCCAACCCCGCCCATCTGCAAGGCAAAGCCGCATATCCAGTAGCCGAGCAATCCGATAGCATAAACCATAAAATTCATTGCCATGGTATGTCCTGCATTCTTAGCCCTTGTAAAACCTGTCTCTGCGAGGGCAAAACCAGCCTGCATGAACATTACAAGGAAGCCGCAGACTAATGTCCAGACTATGTTGACGGCTATCCTGTTATGCCCTACAACATCCGCCAGTTTTGCTGCAAGCGGCTCTTTTGGGCCCAGGATCTTCAGGTCATCTGCAGTAGGTGCATTAGCAGATGCCCCAATCACATCCGCCGCCCCGCCGGTTTTAGCGCCGGATGGATCAGGCATAGGCACTGCCGGGGTTGATGCCTGCTCAGGTTGAGCCTGCTCAGTCACCGCCGGGGCAGGAGGAGCAGTCTGCGGCTGTTCCTCAGCCATTGTGAAAGTGGAAGACAGCATCACGATTGATAGAATAAGTAATATAAGCCTTGTAAACCTTAACATCTTAAATCCCTCCATTTAGTCATTAGAAAATAACCCCATCCCCACCCTAAACCTCCCCTTGAAGGGGAGGGAACAAAATTAGCATCCTCTCCGGCGGGGTAAGAAAACCCCGCCTATCCACACATTGTTTGAGGATAGGCGGGACATTCTTGTCCCGCTGATTTTCATTACCCTTTGTGAAACCTCGCTCATGACATTTCATTAGAAATTAATATCAAGTTGAGTTGTCCATACATAGTGAACATCAGCATTTCCTATTGCCACTGCAGGTTCATTAAACCAGACAGGCCCTGTGAGAAGGCTTATGTCCCTTGTGAAGTAGTAATACATTCCGAAACCGCCTCCACCGAAGGCATTTTTCCCGCTTGCATAGTCAGCCGCAAATACCCACTTATTATATTCACCTTTACCATCCTTTGCCGGCATGAATCCTTTGTCATACCCAATCATGAAACCGGTATTGTCCTTTTTACCATCTTTATCCAACAGAACCTTATTATTGCCGGAATAAGCCCCAACGTGGAGACGTCCGAGGCTCATTGGAAGGGTCTTACCTGCCATTACATGTATAATATTCTGAGCTGTAGTCTTGCTGTTAGTACCGACGCCGAATACACCTATATTAAATGCCGGAGAACCATCAAACAGAGTGCCTTCCGGAGTCCCCAGTTTTGCATTAAGCATCAAAGGATCTGTAGATGGCTCCATCCAGTCAATACCAACCTCAAGCTGGAGCTTCTCATACGGAAGGACACCAACTGTAAGACCTACATCCGTAGGCAGGTCAGCAGATTTTGCCTTTCTTGCTATGGTAAAATAATTATCAATACCTATGTGCCATACGTTATACGGCTGAACATCACTTACTGCCGGCGTCCAGTATGTTGTAGACGGTGTCGCATATACAGTTGCCGCCCCAACCATACCTATTAACGAAACTGCACTAACTACACTGATTAAACTTTTCATCATCTTCATCTTTCAATCCCCCTGTCTTGTGTTTGATTGTTATCCCGTACTTCTTTATCTTATAGCCAAGTATCCTCTGGCTAATCCCAAGCCTCTTCGCTGCCTTTGACTGAACCCACTCCGTGCTTTCCAGTGCAATAAGAATGTACTGCCTCTCTATATTTGCAATAATATCCTTTAAAGTAACCGCGGTATTCCTGTTGAGTTTCTCAGACATGGTAAGGGTATATTACAAAATATGTGCCACAAAATTGTAATATGTGTAACTATATGATTTAATAGGGTTTTCAAGCAAAGAAAGGCAATATAGAACGAAAATGGATTGCTACAATAATGTAGGATAAATGGTTTTATTTTACAAATTTGTATGATTGTATAGAACTCCGAAAATCTCCATAGCTCACCCTACCCCTACCCCCTCCCGTCAAGGGAGGGGGTAAAGCATAGCACCCTCTCCCTCAGGGAGAGTGTCCGGGTGAGGGTGGGGAACCGAACTTCGAATATAAATCACTTTTATGCTCTGAATCCATGTCCCCTTTGTTCTTATAAAGAAGATAATGGATCACCTCATGCTTCCAACTCATCCTGTCACCCAAAAGTATCTTATTGGGTCGTGCGAATTCCCCATAACATATCTTCCCTTTCAGATTATTGCCGGTACATGGAAAATTCGGCGTTGGGTAAAGAAAAACAGCTACATCATAAAAATCAGCATCAAGACCTGAACATTCCACAACCTCATTAAACTCCTTCTCAAACAAATCAAAGTATGCCTTATCTACATGGATACCGGAGGTGGCCGCTGAAGAATCCGGAGGAACAGAAGATGCGGATGTATCAGATGTTATGGATGGGCCGGAGGAACTGCCGCAACCTGCCAAAAACAGACTCAGTATAAAAATGGGAAAGAATAGTCGTTTCAATTGTCAAGCAATCCTTATGTATACAATCATCTTTGTGTACTTTATTCACAATATTTATATGCAATATAGATAGCTCTTGATACTTGCAAATAAAATGCCATGCAAGAAAATTAAATGACAAATTAAATAACTGTTATTGACATCTATTTCGTCATTTATTATTATATATGACGAAATAGATGACACCAATATACCAGAAAAATAACGATCCTTATATTGCACGGACATTAAATCTAAGCACTCTGCTTGATAAAAAATCCCATTTTTTGTTAGGCCCACGACAGACCGGAAAAAGTTTTCTCATCGCTCACACACTTAAAGGGGTTCGGTTATATGACCTCCTTGATACAACTGTTTACCTGGCTCTAAGTCAGAAGCCTGAGCGATTATCTCAGGAAATCCTTTCAGGGGAACGTTTTATAGTAATTGATGAAATCCAACGACTTCCAATCCTCCTCAACGAAGTACACCGGCTTATTGAAACCCGCGGCATACATTTTCTGCTCACAGGGTCAAGTGCCCGCAAGCTCCGTCGTGGCGGCGTCAATTTGCTCGGGGGAAGGGCACGAACAAAATATCTGCACCCGCTTACATTTAATGAACTCGGCTCACACTTTGAATTATCACATGTAATTAATCGGGGGGCTATTCCATCCATATATTTCTCTGATGACCCTCAGTCGGATCTCCTCGCTTACACAGGCTCATACCTCCAACAGGAAATAGTTGCAGAAGGCGTTACCCGCAATGTGCCTGCATTCAGCCGTTTTCTGAGGGTGGCCGCTCTCTGTAATAGTACAATTGTAAATTTTACAAATATCGCAAATGATGCACAGGTACCAAGGACAACCGTGTATGAATACTTCGAAATACTGAAAGATACATTGATTATCCATGAACTGCCTCCGTGGAAAAAGTCTATAAAAAGAAAACCGCTTTCATCTTCCAAATATTATTTCTTTGATACAGGGGTAGCCGCATCACTGCAAGGCCGCCGGCATACAGAACAAGGGACGTCTGAATTCGGAGAGGCATTTGAGACCTATATTTTTCATGAGCTGATGTGCTACCGGGACTATGTATCAGGAGATGATTTGACCTATTGGCGTTCGACATCAGGATTTGAAGTTGATTTTATTATAGGAGATCACACGGCCATAGAGGTAAAGGCTAAAGAAAATGTCTCAACACAGGATATTAAATCACTGCGAGCCCTTGCAGAAGAAAAGAAACTCAAAAACTATCTATGTGTCAGCCTTGAGCCCCGTACAAGGATGGTTGAAGGTATCACCATTTTACCAATAAAAGAATTTTTAAAATCCCTGTGGGAAGGACAATATAGTTAAAACTTGTCCCACGAAACAAAAAAGGCGTCAGCAAACTTAATCGCTGACGCCTTCTGAAATAATTCCCTCCCCCTTGACGGGGGAGGGTAAGGGTGGGGGTGAACCCCGCCTCAATCTTAGTTGAACTTCACATTGATCATGAAGTAACCAAATGTTTCAGACTTGTCTTTCGGAACTGTACCATAGCCTCCATAAGATGAAATTGTGCCTGCCTTTCCGTTATCTCTGATAGCATAAGCAAGTTCACAGTTTACATTCTTGCTCTTCTGATGATTGGCCTTTATGTTTATTTCAGTTCCTAAATCATCACTGGCCCCTGCTGCTGTCTCAGCCTTTTTATAACTCCAGTACTCTACTGCAACCTTCATATTATCCATTGGTTTTACGCTTGCGTTAACTGACATGGCCTTTATATTTGTCCAGTTAATATCATCATTAAAACCATAGAGGTAATGATTGGTTGGATAGAGATTATCAAATCCTTCAACTTTCTTAGCTGTTGATGCCTTATCACCTGTTGCAGCATCATACTCTGCACCAATTCTTAAGCCCATTACAGCAGGTACTGTATAACCGGCTGTTATTGCATAAGCATTAGCATTCTGAGTTGCAGTAGGAGTTGCATCTCCTGTCTGAATTGCAAGCTCTGCTCCAAGATCTACATTCATTGGCTTTAAGGAATCGCTCTTAATCCTGCCGCCGAGGGTATAGAACTTGGTGCCGACGCCCCCGCCAACTATCTTATCGAGCAGATAAACATCTATGTTGTTCTGAGGAACAACCTTAAGGTTGGCATATACGCCAAGGAGGTTGTTGTCATCATGGAAGGAACCGCCAACGTCCATTACCTTAGCCCAGAAGACATCCACATCTGCAACATCATGCTTGTAAGTAAACTTGATTGCATCAAATCTCCTCGCATTGTTGCTCCATTCCAAAGAACCTATGAGCCTGTGGTCTCCATAAGCAAGTGACTGGCGGCCGAGTGTTACAGAAAGCGGCTGGCTAAATAGGTTGTCCATCTTAACATAACCCTGGCTCAGATCAAGTGATTCAACTTCAGTACCTGTAATGGTTGTGCTTGGCCCCTTAGCACCCCATGTCCTGCTATCCTGTGCCTGGATGAATACTGTTGTATTCTCATCTACAGTACCGGATGCATTAAGGCGAGTCCTCTGCTCAAAAAAACCACCCTGATTCATAGCAGCAGCACCATCAGAATTATCCACCATTACACCTCTCAACCTCAACTCTCCGTCAAACTTGATACCTTCTGCGTAACTAGAGCCTACAAGCCCTGCAACGAATACTCCGGTTAATACAAACTTTAACCATTTTCTCTTCATCATTATCCTCCTTAGATAAATTGTAATTAACAAGCTGCTACTGCTTCTTTATATAAAGCCTCGAAAATACTTTATGCGATTTTAAAAGATTGTACTCCCACCCCCTTTCTCCTCCAATTAATTTTTTTTCAATTACGAGAAAGAATAATCATAGTAAACAAATTTATACTGTTCACATGCACCGGGACGTCAACCGAAAATCTCCATAGCTCACCCTCCCCCTAACCCCCTCCCGTCAAGGGAGGGGGAATAAAGCTAAGCCTTAACTTTACAGCATGATACTTTAACCATTTTTCTACATAATTGTCAAGATAAGAAAAACAGAACAAACAAAAGGGAAAAATAATCAGAAAATTGGATAACTCATGTAATTATCTTATCATCCCTTCAATCCCCCTTCTGATAATCATCACGGCTATAGCCGCAAGGATGAAAATACCGGACTGCTCGATACTATAGACAATACCGTATGGGAAACGGGTTACAAGACAACGCCGGACATCTTCTTCAATGACCGGCCAGGCAGTTGGGTAGTTTACAATTTTCTGAATACAGTTAAACACCTCAATAGAGAAATCATATCCAAGCCCCTGTTCACATTCTTCGTAGTATTCGATCGATTCGTTAAACTCGGCTGCTGCCTCCGGATGAAATGAGAAGGTCATTTCTCAAATCGCTCCCTGATTTTATTAAAGACATCATCACCGTGAATGGGCTTCACACGTCCGGATCGAAGCTCTTCCAGCCGGCGTTTGGCAACCTTTCCCCATTCAACATCAATTTCAGCAGATATAGGATTTAGCGTTCGGAGCAAGGAATCAATAACCATAGCCCTCTCTTCAACAGGAAGTGACTCTGCCTCCTGTATTATTTCTTTCATTCCATGCATATAACCCCCCTTTTTTTATACCTGATTACATTATCACATTGATTTTTTAATGGCAATTTTTGCCTATCTTATCATACCCTCAATCCCCCTTCTGATAA
It includes:
- the amt gene encoding ammonium transporter, yielding MEGFKMLRFTRLILLILSIVMLSSTFTMAEEQPQTAPPAPAVTEQAQPEQASTPAVPMPDPSGAKTGGAADVIGASANAPTADDLKILGPKEPLAAKLADVVGHNRIAVNIVWTLVCGFLVMFMQAGFALAETGFTRAKNAGHTMAMNFMVYAIGLLGYWICGFALQMGGVGGVASLGGGTTLSSEFVIHLFGHDFGLFGTQGFFLSGVTYDAVVFTIFLFQMVFMDTTATIPTGSMAERWTFKSFVFYGFFISMLVYPIHANWVWGGGWLSQLGKNFGLGHGVVDFAGSSVVHLTGGVAALVGAAILGPRIGKFTREGKPLALPGHHIPLALTGCFILAFGWFGFNAGSSLAGGDLRIGVVAVNTMLASATGAFFSMLYMWIFYGKPDISMVANGFLAGLVAITAPCAFVNSVSAAIIGAIAGVILCISVVFVERTLKIDDPVGAVSVHGVNGAWGVIAVGLFADGTYGDGLNGVAGTVTGLFYGNASQLAAQIIGVVTNFVFVGIVMYIFFKILDKIVPLRVSEEMEIEGLDQSEVAVSAYPDFILNKSHK
- a CDS encoding helix-turn-helix domain-containing protein, producing the protein MSEKLNRNTAVTLKDIIANIERQYILIALESTEWVQSKAAKRLGISQRILGYKIKKYGITIKHKTGGLKDEDDEKFNQCS
- a CDS encoding ATP-binding protein, with the translated sequence MTPIYQKNNDPYIARTLNLSTLLDKKSHFLLGPRQTGKSFLIAHTLKGVRLYDLLDTTVYLALSQKPERLSQEILSGERFIVIDEIQRLPILLNEVHRLIETRGIHFLLTGSSARKLRRGGVNLLGGRARTKYLHPLTFNELGSHFELSHVINRGAIPSIYFSDDPQSDLLAYTGSYLQQEIVAEGVTRNVPAFSRFLRVAALCNSTIVNFTNIANDAQVPRTTVYEYFEILKDTLIIHELPPWKKSIKRKPLSSSKYYFFDTGVAASLQGRRHTEQGTSEFGEAFETYIFHELMCYRDYVSGDDLTYWRSTSGFEVDFIIGDHTAIEVKAKENVSTQDIKSLRALAEEKKLKNYLCVSLEPRTRMVEGITILPIKEFLKSLWEGQYS
- a CDS encoding alginate export family protein; this translates as MMKRKWLKFVLTGVFVAGLVGSSYAEGIKFDGELRLRGVMVDNSDGAAAMNQGGFFEQRTRLNASGTVDENTTVFIQAQDSRTWGAKGPSTTITGTEVESLDLSQGYVKMDNLFSQPLSVTLGRQSLAYGDHRLIGSLEWSNNARRFDAIKFTYKHDVADVDVFWAKVMDVGGSFHDDNNLLGVYANLKVVPQNNIDVYLLDKIVGGGVGTKFYTLGGRIKSDSLKPMNVDLGAELAIQTGDATPTATQNANAYAITAGYTVPAVMGLRIGAEYDAATGDKASTAKKVEGFDNLYPTNHYLYGFNDDINWTNIKAMSVNASVKPMDNMKVAVEYWSYKKAETAAGASDDLGTEINIKANHQKSKNVNCELAYAIRDNGKAGTISSYGGYGTVPKDKSETFGYFMINVKFN
- a CDS encoding type II toxin-antitoxin system RelE/ParE family toxin, giving the protein MTFSFHPEAAAEFNESIEYYEECEQGLGYDFSIEVFNCIQKIVNYPTAWPVIEEDVRRCLVTRFPYGIVYSIEQSGIFILAAIAVMIIRRGIEGMIR
- a CDS encoding addiction module protein — its product is MHGMKEIIQEAESLPVEERAMVIDSLLRTLNPISAEIDVEWGKVAKRRLEELRSGRVKPIHGDDVFNKIRERFEK